CTGAAATTGAAGAAAAAGCATACAACCTTAGGCGTGAATTCGAATATATCAAACTGAATAGTGGTGACCTGGATATTGATGCAAGTCTTGAACGTCTCAATATTATACAAAAAGCTGTAGCCCAGCTTAAAGAATTGAGCGGTTCTATAATGCTGGGTGAAGTTGCCCAGCCGGCCCTTGAAATTCAGAGGGCTATCCCCATTCAACATGTTGTAACCAAGCCTACTAAAACAGGATGGAATATGAATCCAGAAAGCATGCAGGCAGTAGAAATCGAATCCCACGAACTCGAAAGTCTGGTCCAACCAAGAACCACTGAAGAGTTGTTCTATGAAAGTATCCAGAAAGAAATTGATGTACATGGACTTCGCAGTATAATCAAGGAAGCGAAAGAGATGCGGGAATCAATGTATGCACAGCGAAAGACTCTGGAAGATATTTGATCATGGACCTTACCCGACTACTTGAAGATGTAAAAACGGGCAACATTGATATTGACGAAGCTGTAAAACAGATACGTATCAATAACCTCCATACCCTTGAAAATGTCGCCTGTATCGACCCTCACCGCGCAAGACGTACCGGAATTCCTGAAGCTGTTTACGCTCCCGGTAAAACTATTGATGACCTGGTTGGTATTGCCTTATCCCATCTTGAGCATGAATCAACGGTTATTATTACCAGGGTCTCGGATGAACAGCTTGAAGCGTTAAAACAAAAACATCCAGTGGAATGGAACCGGCATGCGAGGATTGCAATACTGCGCAAAGGCGGTTCACATGTTGAATCAACCGGGGGGGTAATCGGTATCATCACTGCAGGAACGGTTGATATTCCTGTTGCAGAAGAGGCTAAGGTCATAGCACAGGAGATGGGTGTGACAGTGCATACCATTTATGATGTGGGTGCTGCCGGCATTCACAGGCTGTTCCCTGGTCTGGCAGAAATGGTGGAGAAGGGGGTTGACGCCATAGTGGTGGCCGCTGGCCGGGAAGGTACTCTCCCCACCATTGTATCAGGACTGGTGGATGTGCCGGTGATAGGAGTGCCGGTCTCATCCGGATACGGGGCCGGAGGTGGCGGGAAGGCAGCGTTGCATACCATGCTTCAGTCATGCTCTGTGCTGAGCGTGGTAAATATTGATGCCGGGTTCGTGGCTGGAGCGTTTGCTGCTCGGATTGCCAATATGCTCGCTATGGCAAGACGGAAAGAGTGATTATTACATTTCTTAAAAAAAGAATGCCAAAAAGGTAGTTGATAGCTCAATCTGCCTATTTGACCGTATTCTCCCTATTTGACCTCATCGTAACCGATCTCATCTTTGGTAAGATAACATGCCGGGTCATCAGCCCATACATTATCATAGATGGCCTCTGCCCGGACCCTGAAGTTGCCATTGCATATCTCCAGCCATTTACATTTGGCACATCTATCTGCATTTGCCTTTATCAGATTTTTACGGTCCTTGAGACCGGCCATGAGCTTATCACTGGTATCCATCCATATCTCACTGAAAGGCCTTTCCTTTACATTACCAAAAGAATAATGCCTCCAGAACTGGTCAGCGTGTACAGAACCGTCCCATGATACGCAGCCGATACCGATACCGGATGAATTACCCTGGTTCATCATAAGCAGTTCATAGACTTCGGCAGCGCGCTCCGGGTCTTCTTCCAGCAACCGGAAATAAACATAAGGCCCGTCACAG
The window above is part of the ANME-2 cluster archaeon genome. Proteins encoded here:
- the larB gene encoding nickel pincer cofactor biosynthesis protein LarB, yielding MDLTRLLEDVKTGNIDIDEAVKQIRINNLHTLENVACIDPHRARRTGIPEAVYAPGKTIDDLVGIALSHLEHESTVIITRVSDEQLEALKQKHPVEWNRHARIAILRKGGSHVESTGGVIGIITAGTVDIPVAEEAKVIAQEMGVTVHTIYDVGAAGIHRLFPGLAEMVEKGVDAIVVAAGREGTLPTIVSGLVDVPVIGVPVSSGYGAGGGGKAALHTMLQSCSVLSVVNIDAGFVAGAFAARIANMLAMARRKE